In the genome of Calothrix sp. PCC 6303, the window GTTGGTTCAAAAATTTTGTCACCCGTTGAGGTTTATCAATGGTTTAGGAACGTGGATTAAATAAAGTGCATTCATTAGGGTGTGTAAGCGGAGCGTAACGAACCATTTGAAGCTCAATCAAAATTGTATGTTATTAAATTTGTGTTCCTTAGGATGTAGCTATTATCAATATAAATAGTCCCGGCACGGCTTGTGTTGCAGCGTGGATATACAGCAGTGGGACACACAAATAGGTAATTTTAGGTACAGTTAGTAAGCTGATGTATCCGGATAAAACAAAAATCCCCGTTTGGTTATGCCGGGGAGTTGTTAATATATGAACTACCAGCTAGATTTTACTACACCTGGTAAAAGCCCTTGGTGTGCCCATTCACGCAATACGTTCCGTGACAAACCAAAATCGCTGTAATAGCCTCTAGAACGACCTGTCACCCAGCAACGGTTACGTTGACGAACTCTAGCGCTGTTGCGTGGTAACTGCTGAATTTTGCGGTGGATTTCAAACTTTTCTAAAGGGTTAGTACAAGTTCTGAATTCATCTAACAAAGCTTCACGCTTCTCGCTATACTTTTCTTGAATCTTGACGCGTTTTTTCTCGCGCTCAATCATGCTCTTTTTAGCCATACAATCTGTAACTAATTTTTGACAGTATTTTCCATTCTATATTACTTGACAATTCTTGAGTCAAAAAAAGAATTCAGATTAAACAGGAAGATCTCTATTCAGCGATTTTCGATGGACATAGATCAGCCAATTGGCACTCCTGGCAAACAGGCGATCGCGCTTTGCAAACAGCCCTACCATGATATATCAACCTAATTGACCAGTTTTCCCAATCTGCTTGGGGCAACAAAGGCATCAAATCCCGCTCGATGCGAACAGGATCATCATGCTTGGTAAACCCCAAACGGTTGCTCAGACGCTTCACATGGGTATCAACTGTTACTCCAGCATTAATCCCAAAAGCATGAGCTAGAACCACATTTGCCGTTTTTCTAGCTACCCCTGGCAACTTTAATAAATCTTCCATCCGATTAGGAACTTGACCACCAAAATCCTTGACAATCATTCGACAAGCACCTTGGATGTTTTTCGCCTTATTGCGATAAAATCCCGTAGAACGCACCAACTCAATAATTTCCTCTAAATCCGCACTTGCCATACTCACTGCATCCGGAAAACGAGTAAACAAATGTGGTGTCACTTTATTTACTCGTTCATCAGTACATTGGGCGGAAAGTATTGTTGCCACTAGCAACTGCACAGGAGTAGAGTAATCTAAAGAACAAGTAGCATCCGGATAAAGACGCTTCAGGCGCACAAGAATTTCGAGCGCCCGTTGCTTTTTTGATGACCTTTTGCGGGTTTGATTCACTGGAACAGGGTTTCTTTAACAATCAGAAAAATACCTAAACCCAAAAGTAGCATTAAACCGCTTTGCATCACACCTTCTTGGATGCGAGTTGGTAAAGGTTTACCCCGCAAACCTTCGATGAGGAGAAATGCTAACTGTCCCCCATCCAAAGCAGGTAAAGGCAAAATATTAATTACTGCCAGGTTGATACTAATTAAAGCTGCAAAGAAAAACAAATTTCCTGCGTCATTTTGAGCGATGCTAGCACCCATTTTGACGATTTTTACAGGACCTGCCACTTGGCTGGCAGTTTCACCAAAGTTGGTAATTAGTTTGCCAAATCCTTCAAAGGTCATCACTATAATGCGCTGAAATTCACCCGCACCAATCGTTAAAGCCTCAACTGGACTACTACGACGGCGTTCTATGTCACCATTAGGGGCAAGAACCACTCCAATGGTGCCATCTTTAGTTTTGGCTTCTGGGGTGACTTCAATGGCAATTTTCTCATTTCCACGGACAACATCAAGTTTGACTACTTTACCGGGACTTTTTTTAATGATTTCTCTGAAAGCTTCAATATCTTGAAGGGACTTGGTGTTGAGTTGACGGTCATTTGCCCCTAAAATCACATCTCCAGCCTGAATTCCCGCATTAGTCGCTGCTGAACTGCCTTCAGGTGCCAGTTTGGTGATGACAATACCGGGTTGTGTGGCGTAG includes:
- the rseP gene encoding RIP metalloprotease RseP → MSFLAAIGVLALLILVHELGHFIAARSQGIHVNRFSLGFGPVLWKYQGSETEYAIRAFPLGGFVGFPDDDPESDFPPDDPNLLGNRPILDRAIVISAGVIANLIFAYFLLVGQISFVGIPYATQPGIVITKLAPEGSSAATNAGIQAGDVILGANDRQLNTKSLQDIEAFREIIKKSPGKVVKLDVVRGNEKIAIEVTPEAKTKDGTIGVVLAPNGDIERRRSSPVEALTIGAGEFQRIIVMTFEGFGKLITNFGETASQVAGPVKIVKMGASIAQNDAGNLFFFAALISINLAVINILPLPALDGGQLAFLLIEGLRGKPLPTRIQEGVMQSGLMLLLGLGIFLIVKETLFQ
- the rpsN gene encoding 30S ribosomal protein S14 encodes the protein MAKKSMIEREKKRVKIQEKYSEKREALLDEFRTCTNPLEKFEIHRKIQQLPRNSARVRQRNRCWVTGRSRGYYSDFGLSRNVLREWAHQGLLPGVVKSSW
- the nth gene encoding endonuclease III, whose translation is MNQTRKRSSKKQRALEILVRLKRLYPDATCSLDYSTPVQLLVATILSAQCTDERVNKVTPHLFTRFPDAVSMASADLEEIIELVRSTGFYRNKAKNIQGACRMIVKDFGGQVPNRMEDLLKLPGVARKTANVVLAHAFGINAGVTVDTHVKRLSNRLGFTKHDDPVRIERDLMPLLPQADWENWSIRLIYHGRAVCKARSPVCQECQLADLCPSKIAE